One Pecten maximus chromosome 7, xPecMax1.1, whole genome shotgun sequence genomic window carries:
- the LOC117330547 gene encoding uncharacterized protein LOC117330547, protein MTDVNFCVEYTKPGSTGDKCIVCGSAIVTKGSLKIGCYSGENQEEKQWYHSKCFWQDHKYVDILKQEDPNFPSFEGYMDLKSTDKQKIVSSLKEFQKENSPKDSGETRGLKRSTTYKGKAASSSSSCRLTPKSTIGDADRQEGPRGKHMFRIHEDSLKYLQIKQFKKGVFVVLNEFYLNDSDNSWLPTSPGIRLSIEEWEDLYKGRSVIDNAITTAEKITDEPPQKKRREIAGIHASCVGDSVVVALYLSETRPVCVRTLFENGIKKVEVGIGFQESITFVDGKPSAPYYLPVSLTPEEWANLVQLRPEVNEDLMDNFDIYCVDI, encoded by the exons ATGACTGACGTTAATTTTTGTGTAGAATACACCAAACCTGGATCCACCGGCGATAAATGCATTGTTTGTGGGTCTGCTATAGTCACAAAAGGTTCATTAAAGATTGGATGTTATAGTGGAGAGAACCAGGAAGAAAAACAATGGTACCACTCCAAGTGTTTCTGGCAGGATCACAAATACGTGgatattttaaaacaagaaGATCCGAACTTTCCTTCCTTTGAAGGATATATGGATTTGAAATCAACTGATAAGCAGAAAATAGTATCGTCATTGAAGGAATTTCAAAAGGAAAATTCACCAAAAGACAGTGGAGAGACACGTGGGTTAAAACGCAGTACAACATACAAAGGAAAAGCTGCAAGCTCGTCTTCAAGTTGTAGACTGACGCCCAAGTCAACAATAGGGGATGCGGACCGTCAGGAAGGACCAAGGGGTAAACATATGTTCCGCATTCATGAAGACTCCTTGAAATACTTACAGATCAAACAGTTCAAGAAAggtgtatttgttgttttaaacGAGTTTTATTTAAACGATTCGGATAATTCATGGCTGCCCACCTCACCTGGTATCCGTTTATCTATAGAGGAATGGGAAGACCTTTATAAGGGACGAAGCGTCATCGACAATGCTATTACAACAGCAGAAAAAATCACAGATGAACCACCTCAGAAAAAACGGAGAGAAATAGCTGGTATTCATGCGTCATGTGTTGGTGATTCGG TTGTTGTAGCGCTGTACTTATCGGAAACAAGacctgtctgtgtgaggacGTTGTTTGAAAATGGCATCAAAAAAGTTGAAGTCGGGATCGGGTTTCAGGAAAGCATCACTTTTGTAGACGGAAAGCCGTCAGCGCCTTACTACTTACCAGTTTCCCTGACACCTGAGGAATGGGCAAACCTCGTGCAACTTCGACCGGAAGTAAATGAGGACTTAATGGATAACTTCGATATATATTGTGTCGATATTTGA